The genome window AAATTACCCCTGTTCCGCCAGGTCATGCGGATGAGTCCCAAGGTGCTTCGCTCGGCGCCCTGTCAGGATGTGGTGATCGAAAAGGATCAGGTGGATCTGTATCAGATCCCGGTGCAGCACTGCTGGCCGGGGGATGCGGGGCCGCTGGTGACCTGGCCACTGGTGATTACCCGTGGTCCCCATAAGGAAAGACAGAATCTGGGGATCTATCGCCAGCAGGTGATTGGGCGTAACCGACTGATCATGCGTTGGCTGAGCCATCGGGGCGGTGCCCTGGATTTCCAGGAATTCCAGAAGGCCAACCCGGGACAGCCCTATCCGGTGGCCGTTGCGCTGGGCGCGGATCCCGCCACCATTCTCGGGGCCGTGACGCCGGTGCCGGATAGCCTGTCTGAATATGCCTTTGCCGGCCTGTTGCGCGGCAGCCGCACCGAACTGGTGAAAGCCGGTCTCAGTGATCTGCAGGTGCCGGCCAGTGCCGAGATAGTGCTTGAGGGCTTTATCTATCCGGATGATTTGGCGCCGGAAGGGCCTTTTGGTGATCACACCGGGTATTACAACGAGGTGGACCAGTTCCCGGTGTTTACGGTGGAGCGGATTACGCACCGCAGGGATCCGATCTATCACAGTACATACACCGGTCGGCCGCCTGATGAGCCAGCCATTCTGGGTGTCGCGCTGAATGAGGTGTTTATCCCGATTCTGCAGAAACAGTTTCCGGAGATCGTGGATTTCTACCTGCCACCCGAGGGTTGTTCCTACCGGCTTGCAGTGGTGACCATGAAGAAGCAGTACCCAGGCCATGCCAAACGGGTCATGATGGGCGTATGGTCGTTCCTGCGTCAGTTTATGTATACCAAGTTCGTCATTGTGACAGATGATGACGTGAACGCCCGGGACTGGAAGGACGTGATCTGGGCGATGACCACCCGCATGGATCCGACCCGTGACACCACGCTGGTGGATAACACCCCCATTGATTATCTGGACTTTGCATCGCCGGTGTCCGGGTTGGGATCAAAGATGGGGATGGACGCCACCAACAAATGGCCCGGTGAAACCGACCGGGAGTGGGGCACCCCTATTACCATGACCGATGAGGTCAAGCAGCGGGTGGACGAGCTGTGGGACAGCCTGGGGATTGAAACTGGCCCCGATCGCCCCGAGTGATAGGGGCAACAGTGTGCATCGGGTCGTTCTGAAGCCTTCCGGGCTCGTGTTTTACGCCGGCCCGGGCGACGACCTGCTTAGCGCGGCCGCCAGGGCGGGCGTTGATGTGCCGGCGGCCTGTCGCAACGGGGTGTGTGAAATCTGTGAGGCACGGCTGATGGCCGGGCCCGTGCTCAACACCCGAAACCAACAGAAGATTTTGGTCAGTGAGCGCCTGATGTTGTGCAGGAGTCAGGCGCTCGGTGATCTTGAACTGGAGATAAACGCCGTTATGGCAGCCGGAAATAACCAGCCTCGCAAGTTTCAGGCAAAGGTCGTGGACGTTCGATCAATCAGTCACGACGTATACCGCGTTGAGCTTCAACTCCCGCGTCGTCGGGAACTGTCATTCCACGCGGGCCAGTACTTGTCCGTGAACCTTCCGGATGCCGAGCCCTGTTATTTTTCCATTGCCAGTAGTCCGGCCGAACAGAATATCGAACTGCATATCCAGGCGACGCCGGACTGGGTTTCTGCGCAGAAGGTCATCGATGCCCTGACGGCTGGCGGTGAAGTTACTCTGGAACTGCCCCATGGCAAGGCCTGTTTGGCGACCGTGCCCGACAAGCCGATGTTACTGGTGGCAGCCGGTACCGGTTTCGCCCAGATGAAGAGTCTGGTGGATTACTTGCGCAGCACCGACTATAACCAGCCGGTCAGGCTATTCTGGGGCGTGCGTCGCCACGAGGATATGTATTTGCGGAGCCTTGCCCAGCAGTGGCAGCAGGAATGGCCTCCCTTTACATTCCTGCCCGTGGTTGGTGATGACGAGGACAACGACTGGGGTGGCCACCATGATCAGCTGGTGGGCGCGGTTCTGGCTTCAGGCATGGACTGGGGTAATGTCGAGGTCCACGCCAGCGGTTCACCAACTATGGTCTACACGCT of Marinobacter sediminum contains these proteins:
- a CDS encoding 2Fe-2S iron-sulfur cluster-binding protein, producing MHRVVLKPSGLVFYAGPGDDLLSAAARAGVDVPAACRNGVCEICEARLMAGPVLNTRNQQKILVSERLMLCRSQALGDLELEINAVMAAGNNQPRKFQAKVVDVRSISHDVYRVELQLPRRRELSFHAGQYLSVNLPDAEPCYFSIASSPAEQNIELHIQATPDWVSAQKVIDALTAGGEVTLELPHGKACLATVPDKPMLLVAAGTGFAQMKSLVDYLRSTDYNQPVRLFWGVRRHEDMYLRSLAQQWQQEWPPFTFLPVVGDDEDNDWGGHHDQLVGAVLASGMDWGNVEVHASGSPTMVYTLMDALIDAGLPEQAFFSDVLEYAPRK
- the ubiD gene encoding 4-hydroxy-3-polyprenylbenzoate decarboxylase, which codes for MKYNDLRDFIDQLEKLGELKRISVEVDPHLEMTEICDRTLRAEGPALLFENPKGYNMPVLANLFGTPKRVAMGMGQDNVTALRDIGKLLAFLKEPDPPKGFRDAIEKLPLFRQVMRMSPKVLRSAPCQDVVIEKDQVDLYQIPVQHCWPGDAGPLVTWPLVITRGPHKERQNLGIYRQQVIGRNRLIMRWLSHRGGALDFQEFQKANPGQPYPVAVALGADPATILGAVTPVPDSLSEYAFAGLLRGSRTELVKAGLSDLQVPASAEIVLEGFIYPDDLAPEGPFGDHTGYYNEVDQFPVFTVERITHRRDPIYHSTYTGRPPDEPAILGVALNEVFIPILQKQFPEIVDFYLPPEGCSYRLAVVTMKKQYPGHAKRVMMGVWSFLRQFMYTKFVIVTDDDVNARDWKDVIWAMTTRMDPTRDTTLVDNTPIDYLDFASPVSGLGSKMGMDATNKWPGETDREWGTPITMTDEVKQRVDELWDSLGIETGPDRPE